One stretch of Streptomyces peucetius DNA includes these proteins:
- a CDS encoding peptidoglycan D,D-transpeptidase FtsI family protein, producing MPSKEPPRRRVPGPARRPSAQSSRQRPRRPPAGAGRPRTGQRPAPRRVRLGNPRPRLRLVSLGLTLVMLAFVVRLLQVQAVDASAYAAKAEKNRYLSHKLAAERGEITDRAGIALATSVDAHDITADPKMFTPEDSNSPNAPEQAAQLLAPILGKDPADLAEKLKKPGSRYAVLARRQTPQVWNQIKDLKGVYAEKAAADKRRGGPGANVLAGVFQEPSSKRVYPNGDLAAGILGFVNAANRGGGGIESMLDETLAGKDGTITYAQSGGRRVPTATSSEVPAVPGSDVELTIDRDIQWAAQQAMEEQVEKSQADRGYVIVQNTRTGEVLAMANAPGYDPNDLATITPGTLGNAALQDAFEPGSTAKVMSMAAVLEEKKASPGTHVVVPNRLHRGDRLFKDDIDHPTWYLTLNGVLAKSSNIGTILATGQLGETQPEANKVLHSYLRKFGIGSSTGLGYPGETPGILAAPEDWSTSQQYTIPFGQGLSVNAMQAASVYSTIANGGVRVEPTLIRGTRGPDGRFTPAEEPEKTRVVSEKTAKTLAAMLESVVDDEEGTGTKARIPGYRVAGKTGTANRVDPELGVYKGYTASFAGFAPADDPQITVYCAIQNPTRGSYFGGQICGPIYQKVMAFALKTLRVAPTGKGPANLPVTFEPGE from the coding sequence GTGCCCTCCAAGGAACCACCGCGGCGCCGGGTGCCAGGCCCGGCACGGCGGCCCTCCGCCCAGAGCTCGAGGCAGCGGCCACGGCGGCCCCCCGCAGGGGCCGGCCGGCCGCGCACCGGACAGCGCCCGGCTCCCCGGCGCGTCCGGCTCGGCAACCCGCGCCCCAGGCTGAGGCTGGTCAGCCTCGGTCTCACTCTGGTCATGCTCGCGTTCGTGGTCAGGCTGCTGCAGGTGCAGGCCGTAGACGCGAGCGCCTACGCGGCCAAGGCGGAGAAGAACCGCTACCTCAGCCACAAGCTCGCCGCCGAACGCGGCGAGATCACCGACCGTGCCGGGATCGCGCTCGCCACCAGTGTCGACGCGCACGACATCACGGCCGACCCGAAGATGTTCACGCCCGAGGACAGCAACTCGCCCAACGCGCCCGAGCAGGCGGCGCAGCTCCTCGCCCCCATCCTCGGCAAGGACCCCGCCGACCTCGCCGAGAAGCTGAAGAAGCCCGGCTCCCGCTACGCCGTGCTGGCCCGCCGCCAGACCCCGCAGGTGTGGAACCAGATCAAGGACCTCAAGGGCGTCTACGCGGAGAAGGCCGCCGCCGACAAACGCAGGGGCGGCCCCGGGGCCAATGTGCTCGCGGGCGTCTTCCAGGAGCCCAGCAGCAAGCGCGTCTACCCCAACGGCGATCTCGCCGCCGGGATACTGGGCTTCGTCAACGCCGCGAACCGGGGCGGCGGCGGCATCGAGTCCATGCTCGACGAGACGCTCGCGGGCAAGGACGGCACCATCACCTACGCCCAGTCCGGCGGCCGCCGCGTGCCCACCGCCACGTCGAGCGAGGTGCCCGCCGTCCCCGGCAGTGACGTCGAGCTCACCATCGACCGAGACATCCAGTGGGCCGCCCAGCAGGCCATGGAGGAGCAGGTCGAGAAGTCGCAGGCCGACCGCGGCTACGTCATCGTGCAGAACACCCGCACCGGCGAGGTCCTCGCCATGGCCAACGCTCCCGGCTACGACCCGAACGACCTCGCCACCATCACCCCGGGAACACTCGGCAACGCCGCCCTCCAGGACGCGTTCGAACCGGGCTCCACCGCCAAGGTGATGTCCATGGCCGCGGTGCTCGAGGAGAAGAAGGCCAGCCCGGGCACTCATGTCGTCGTCCCCAACCGGCTGCACCGCGGCGACCGCCTCTTCAAGGACGACATCGACCATCCCACCTGGTATCTCACCCTCAACGGCGTCCTCGCCAAGTCCAGCAACATCGGCACGATCCTGGCCACCGGGCAACTCGGGGAGACCCAGCCGGAGGCCAACAAGGTGCTCCACTCCTACCTGCGCAAGTTCGGCATCGGCAGCTCGACCGGGCTCGGCTACCCGGGCGAGACCCCGGGCATCCTCGCCGCACCCGAGGACTGGTCCACCTCGCAGCAGTACACGATCCCCTTCGGACAGGGCCTGTCCGTCAACGCCATGCAGGCCGCCTCCGTGTACTCGACCATCGCCAACGGCGGCGTACGCGTCGAACCCACCCTGATCCGCGGCACCAGAGGCCCGGACGGGCGGTTCACACCGGCCGAGGAGCCCGAGAAGACGCGGGTCGTCAGCGAGAAGACCGCCAAGACCCTGGCCGCCATGCTCGAGTCCGTCGTCGATGACGAGGAAGGCACCGGAACCAAGGCCCGCATCCCCGGCTACCGTGTCGCGGGCAAGACCGGAACGGCCAACCGCGTCGACCCCGAACTGGGCGTCTACAAGGGCTACACCGCCTCGTTCGCCGGCTTCGCACCGGCCGACGACCCGCAGATCACCGTCTACTGCGCCATCCAGAACCCCACCAGGGGCAGCTACTTCGGCGGCCAGATCTGCGGACCCATCTACCAAAAGGTCATGGCGTTCGCGCTCAAGACCCTGCGGGTCGCCCCGACCGGCAAGGGACCCGCGAACCTGCCCGTGACCTTCGAACCCGGTGAGTGA
- a CDS encoding septum formation initiator family protein: MSTPAKQLKGSAARLARLMPAGPSTAARAPFVLLVVLILSGGLITLLLLNSSLSQGSFELSELKKKTDELTDEQQALQRDVDRRSAPDALERRARELGMVPGGGPAFLGPDGKVLGVPQKATAEPLPPSPQPSDTVAGDPSAAPSAQGAAPSGTPAQPDTAVSPQTQGLSGPPAGPGDTGPAPSSRTSPQPNPTTSGR; this comes from the coding sequence TTGAGCACACCGGCCAAGCAGCTGAAGGGATCGGCCGCGCGACTCGCGCGGCTGATGCCGGCGGGGCCGAGCACCGCGGCCCGCGCACCCTTCGTCCTGCTGGTCGTGCTCATCCTGTCCGGCGGGCTGATCACCCTCCTGCTGCTGAACTCGTCGCTCAGCCAGGGATCGTTCGAGCTGAGCGAGCTCAAGAAGAAGACAGACGAACTCACCGACGAGCAGCAGGCGCTGCAACGGGACGTCGACCGCCGGTCGGCCCCCGACGCCCTCGAGCGCCGGGCCCGCGAGCTCGGCATGGTGCCCGGCGGCGGCCCCGCCTTCCTCGGCCCGGACGGCAAGGTCCTCGGCGTACCGCAGAAGGCCACCGCGGAGCCCCTGCCGCCCTCACCGCAGCCGTCCGACACCGTCGCCGGCGACCCGTCCGCCGCGCCCTCCGCGCAGGGCGCCGCGCCGTCCGGCACCCCGGCGCAGCCGGACACCGCCGTGTCCCCGCAGACCCAAGGGCTGTCCGGGCCGCCCGCCGGACCCGGCGACACCGGCCCGGCCCCATCCTCCCGTACGTCCCCGCAGCCGAACCCGACGACCTCCGGCAGGTGA
- a CDS encoding beta-class carbonic anhydrase encodes MSTSAHQPATDAVRTGGTVTDRLVEANRKYAAQFQDPGMDARPVLKVAVVACMDARLDLHAALGLDLGDCHTIRNAGGVVTDDVIRSLTISQRALGTRSVILVHHTGCGLETITEEFRMELEEEVGQRPAWAVEAFRDVDQDVRQSMQRVRTSPFLLHSDDIRGFVFDVTTGLLREIDPAE; translated from the coding sequence ATGTCGACTTCTGCGCACCAGCCCGCCACCGACGCCGTGCGTACCGGCGGAACCGTCACCGATCGTCTTGTCGAAGCGAACCGGAAGTACGCCGCCCAGTTCCAGGACCCGGGCATGGACGCCCGCCCGGTGCTCAAGGTCGCCGTGGTCGCGTGCATGGACGCCCGGCTGGACCTGCACGCCGCGCTCGGGCTCGATCTCGGCGACTGTCACACGATCCGCAACGCCGGCGGCGTGGTCACGGACGACGTGATCCGCTCCCTGACCATCAGCCAGCGCGCCCTGGGCACCCGCAGCGTGATCCTCGTGCACCACACCGGCTGCGGTCTTGAGACGATCACCGAGGAATTCCGTATGGAGCTGGAGGAGGAGGTCGGGCAGCGGCCCGCGTGGGCGGTCGAGGCGTTCCGCGACGTCGACCAGGACGTCCGCCAGTCGATGCAGCGGGTGCGCACCTCGCCGTTCCTGCTGCACTCCGACGACATCCGCGGCTTCGTCTTCGACGTCACGACAGGGCTGCTGAGGGAGATCGACCCCGCTGAGTGA
- a CDS encoding DUF58 domain-containing protein, translating into MTAAGPDAPPVPEGRNTGGVRAALGGLTTRGRSFLAAGVAAAACAYVLGQGDLLRVGLLLAGLPLICVAVLYRTRYRVATSRRLSPGRVPAGSEARVHLRMDNVSRMPTGLLMLQDHVPYVLGPRPRFVLDRVEAGGRREVSYRVRSDLRGRYPLGPLQLRLTDPFGMCELARSFSAFDTLTVVPRTEALPAVRLAGEASGYGDGSQRSLALAGDDDIIPRTYRYGDDLRRVHWRSTARYGELMVRREEQPQRARCTVLLDTRQVAYQGAGPDSAFEWAVSGTASALMHLLERGFAVRLLTDTGSAVPGQGADGFAGSSQESADAAGTMMDTLSVVDHSDGAGLSRSCDVLRGTNEGLLIAFFGDLDDEQTALAARMRRRSGSAVAFVLDSGTWLTGGAVPGPVEKRLRQLREAGWTALAVPPGARLADLWQQAARERAEPSGTGAYGSSGGWS; encoded by the coding sequence ATGACGGCTGCAGGGCCCGATGCCCCGCCGGTCCCGGAAGGCAGGAACACCGGCGGGGTACGGGCGGCGCTCGGCGGGCTCACCACCCGCGGCCGCTCGTTCCTCGCGGCCGGTGTGGCGGCCGCCGCCTGCGCCTACGTCCTCGGTCAGGGCGACCTTCTGCGTGTCGGGCTGCTGCTCGCCGGGCTGCCGCTGATCTGCGTGGCCGTGCTGTACCGGACCCGCTACCGGGTCGCGACCAGCCGGCGGCTGTCGCCCGGCCGGGTGCCCGCGGGTTCGGAGGCGCGGGTCCATCTGCGCATGGACAACGTCTCCCGGATGCCGACCGGTCTGCTGATGCTCCAGGACCACGTGCCGTACGTGCTGGGTCCGCGGCCCCGGTTCGTGCTCGACCGGGTCGAGGCGGGCGGGCGCCGCGAGGTCTCCTACCGGGTCCGCTCGGACCTGCGGGGCCGTTACCCGCTGGGTCCGCTCCAGCTGCGGCTGACCGATCCGTTCGGCATGTGCGAACTCGCCCGGTCGTTCAGCGCGTTCGACACCCTCACGGTCGTCCCGCGCACCGAGGCGCTGCCCGCCGTCCGGCTCGCCGGTGAGGCCTCCGGGTACGGCGACGGCTCCCAGCGCTCGCTGGCCCTCGCCGGCGACGACGACATCATCCCGCGCACCTACCGCTACGGCGACGACCTGCGCCGGGTGCACTGGCGCTCCACCGCGCGGTACGGGGAGCTGATGGTCCGGCGCGAGGAGCAGCCGCAGCGGGCCCGGTGCACCGTGCTGCTGGACACCCGGCAGGTGGCGTATCAGGGTGCCGGGCCGGACTCGGCGTTCGAGTGGGCGGTGTCCGGCACGGCCTCCGCCCTGATGCACCTGCTGGAACGCGGCTTCGCCGTGCGGCTGCTGACGGACACCGGGAGTGCGGTGCCCGGTCAGGGCGCCGACGGGTTCGCCGGTTCGTCGCAGGAGTCCGCGGACGCCGCCGGGACGATGATGGACACGCTCTCCGTCGTGGACCACTCCGACGGGGCCGGCCTGTCCCGCTCGTGCGACGTGCTGCGCGGCACGAACGAAGGGCTGCTGATCGCCTTCTTCGGCGACCTCGACGACGAGCAGACCGCGCTGGCCGCCCGGATGCGCCGGCGCAGCGGCTCCGCGGTGGCGTTCGTGCTCGACAGCGGTACGTGGCTGACCGGCGGCGCGGTGCCCGGCCCGGTCGAGAAGCGGCTGCGGCAGCTGCGGGAGGCGGGGTGGACGGCGCTCGCCGTGCCGCCCGGCGCGCGGCTCGCGGATCTGTGGCAGCAGGCGGCACGGGAGCGCGCCGAGCCGTCCGGCACCGGTGCGTACGGTTCGTCGGGAGGTTGGTCATGA
- the rsmH gene encoding 16S rRNA (cytosine(1402)-N(4))-methyltransferase RsmH — protein sequence MSQTRHVPVMLQRCLDMLAPALQEPGGVVVDCTLGLGGHSQALLERFPGTRLVALDRDKEALRLSGERLAPFGERATLVHAVYDELPEVLARLGIPKVQGVLFDLGVSSMQLDEADRGFAYAQDAPLDMRMDQTTGLSAAEVLNTYPPGELVRILRAYGEEKQAKRIVSAIVREREKEPFTNSARLVELIRDALPQAAKRTGGNPAKRTFQALRIEVNGELSVLERAIPAAVSSLAVGGRIAVLSYHSLEDRLVKQVFAAGAANTAPPGLPVVPERYQPRLKLLTRGAELPTEEEVTQNRRAAPARLRGAERIREDVA from the coding sequence ATGAGCCAGACCCGACACGTCCCGGTGATGCTCCAGCGGTGCCTGGACATGCTGGCCCCCGCGCTTCAGGAGCCGGGCGGTGTCGTCGTCGACTGCACCCTCGGCCTCGGCGGCCACAGCCAGGCCCTGCTCGAGCGTTTCCCCGGGACGCGGCTCGTCGCGCTCGACCGGGACAAGGAGGCGCTGCGCCTCTCGGGCGAACGGCTCGCCCCGTTCGGCGAGCGCGCGACGCTGGTGCACGCCGTCTACGACGAGCTGCCCGAGGTCCTCGCCCGTCTCGGCATCCCCAAGGTGCAGGGCGTGCTGTTCGACCTCGGCGTCTCCTCCATGCAGCTCGACGAGGCCGACCGGGGCTTCGCCTACGCCCAGGACGCCCCGCTCGACATGCGCATGGACCAGACCACCGGCCTCAGCGCCGCCGAGGTCCTCAACACCTACCCGCCCGGCGAACTGGTACGGATCCTGCGTGCCTACGGCGAGGAGAAGCAGGCCAAGCGGATCGTGTCCGCCATCGTGCGGGAGCGCGAGAAGGAGCCCTTCACCAACAGCGCCCGGCTCGTCGAACTCATCCGCGACGCACTGCCCCAGGCCGCCAAGCGCACCGGCGGCAACCCGGCCAAGCGCACCTTCCAGGCCCTGCGCATCGAGGTCAACGGCGAGCTGTCCGTCCTCGAGCGGGCCATCCCCGCCGCGGTCTCCTCGCTCGCCGTCGGCGGCCGGATCGCCGTCCTCTCGTACCACTCCCTCGAGGACCGGCTGGTCAAGCAGGTCTTCGCGGCCGGCGCCGCGAACACCGCCCCGCCCGGACTGCCCGTCGTCCCCGAGCGGTACCAGCCCAGGCTGAAACTGCTGACCCGCGGAGCGGAGCTGCCCACCGAGGAAGAGGTCACGCAGAACCGCCGCGCGGCCCCGGCGCGTCTGAGGGGGGCAGAGCGCATCCGGGAGGACGTCGCGTGA
- a CDS encoding DUF3488 and transglutaminase-like domain-containing protein, which yields MSGRGRLAVCAFAATLMAAGALLPLVDPPNWMFQAAFLLAVQTGVGALARRGPLARPLTVAVQALVTLLVLTLVFARDQSFLGVLPGPDAFAHFGELLRAGADDVGRYAIPAPATDGIRLMVIGGVLLIGLAVDALAVTFRSAAPAGLPLLALYSVAAGLSGGGAGWLWFLLAASGYLVLLLAEGRDRLSQWGRVFGGATTAKNRSTGGLDQAEDRPQAPVRAGRRIGVLALGIALVVPAALPALDGGLIGGVGNGPGGGVGGGGGTISAVNPLVSLQDNLNQPQNREVLRYRSNAPADQDMYLRILALDRFDGTSWRSSERKVTGVPERLPEPAGLSPSVQVTEVRTNLSAAGSYKQNWLPMPFPATTVAIEGRWRYEPTGRTLVGDRDQTTAGAQYSVNSLIVQPTQEQLAAAPAAPAALLQEYTRVPDVLPDDVRQAARTVTRGAANDYERAEKLEDWFSVDGGFTYDTDVRSGTGVTAISRFLKQKEGFCVHFSFSMAAMARTLGIPARVAVGFQPGTTQSDGTVSVGLRDAHAWPELYFEGVGWTRFEPTPSRGSRPEYTQEQTPVGGPSDPARPEQGTSAAPEQSDRPDDACPRHERQLGECGAADPRDVQPPQADDSSLGTVLLTALGVGAGLLLLSVPLLWRIVTRSRRLAGSPGRAAKDEPRARGSDPGPSGEGSVSLDARGGAVAGRTAVADPARTLAIWQEVTDSAWDVGVLPDDSLTPRKAAARIVRLGKLEDEPAAAVHRMARSVEQVLYAPVPKPGTGLAEDARRIQAGLIKAVGFRTRMRALLLPRSSVRVVWALSERWSAVTDRWRVRQLRLNRWAQTLRRPSRQRG from the coding sequence ATGAGCGGTCGCGGAAGGCTCGCGGTGTGCGCCTTCGCCGCCACGCTGATGGCGGCGGGGGCCCTGCTGCCACTGGTGGACCCGCCCAACTGGATGTTCCAGGCGGCGTTCCTGCTGGCGGTCCAGACCGGGGTCGGCGCGCTCGCCCGGCGGGGGCCGCTGGCCAGGCCGCTGACCGTGGCCGTGCAGGCGCTGGTCACCCTGCTGGTGCTCACCCTCGTCTTCGCACGTGACCAGAGCTTCCTCGGTGTGCTGCCGGGACCCGACGCCTTCGCCCACTTCGGCGAGCTGCTGCGGGCCGGCGCCGACGACGTGGGCCGATACGCGATCCCGGCCCCGGCGACCGACGGCATCAGGCTCATGGTGATCGGCGGTGTCCTGCTGATCGGCCTCGCGGTCGACGCACTGGCGGTGACGTTCCGCAGCGCGGCCCCGGCCGGTCTGCCGCTGCTGGCGCTCTACTCGGTGGCCGCCGGGCTGTCCGGCGGCGGCGCCGGCTGGCTGTGGTTCCTCCTGGCGGCCTCCGGCTATCTGGTGCTGCTGCTCGCGGAGGGCCGGGACCGGCTGTCCCAGTGGGGGCGCGTGTTCGGCGGCGCCACGACGGCCAAGAACCGTTCCACGGGCGGCCTCGACCAGGCGGAGGACCGGCCGCAGGCACCGGTCCGCGCCGGCCGCCGGATCGGCGTGCTCGCGCTCGGCATCGCGCTCGTGGTGCCGGCGGCGCTGCCCGCGCTGGACGGCGGGCTGATCGGCGGCGTGGGCAACGGCCCCGGTGGCGGGGTCGGAGGAGGCGGCGGCACGATCTCGGCCGTCAACCCCCTGGTCTCGCTGCAGGACAACCTGAACCAGCCGCAGAACCGTGAGGTGCTGCGGTACCGCAGCAACGCGCCCGCCGACCAGGACATGTATCTGCGGATCCTTGCCCTCGACCGGTTCGACGGCACGTCGTGGCGCTCCTCCGAGCGCAAGGTCACCGGTGTGCCGGAGCGGTTGCCCGAGCCGGCCGGCCTGAGCCCGTCGGTCCAGGTCACCGAGGTCCGGACGAATCTCTCCGCGGCCGGTTCGTACAAGCAGAACTGGCTGCCGATGCCCTTCCCGGCGACGACGGTGGCCATCGAGGGGCGCTGGCGCTACGAGCCCACCGGACGGACCCTCGTGGGCGACCGCGACCAGACCACGGCCGGTGCGCAGTACTCGGTCAACAGCCTGATCGTGCAGCCGACCCAGGAGCAGCTGGCCGCCGCGCCCGCGGCGCCCGCCGCGCTGCTCCAGGAGTACACCCGGGTCCCCGACGTGCTCCCGGACGACGTCCGGCAGGCGGCGCGCACGGTGACCAGGGGCGCGGCCAACGACTACGAGCGGGCGGAGAAGCTCGAGGACTGGTTCTCGGTCGACGGCGGCTTCACCTACGACACCGACGTCCGGTCGGGTACGGGCGTCACCGCGATCAGCCGCTTCCTGAAGCAGAAGGAAGGCTTCTGCGTCCACTTCTCCTTCTCGATGGCCGCGATGGCCCGCACTCTGGGCATCCCCGCCCGTGTCGCCGTGGGCTTCCAGCCGGGCACCACTCAGTCGGACGGCACGGTGTCGGTCGGTCTGCGCGATGCCCACGCCTGGCCGGAGCTGTACTTCGAGGGTGTGGGGTGGACCCGTTTCGAACCGACGCCGAGCCGTGGATCCAGGCCCGAGTACACCCAGGAGCAGACGCCCGTCGGGGGTCCCTCGGATCCGGCGCGCCCGGAGCAGGGCACTTCGGCCGCCCCCGAGCAGTCGGACCGGCCGGACGACGCCTGTCCCCGGCACGAACGGCAGCTGGGCGAGTGCGGCGCCGCCGATCCGCGTGACGTGCAGCCCCCGCAGGCCGACGACTCGTCGCTGGGCACGGTGCTGCTGACCGCCTTGGGTGTCGGGGCCGGACTGCTGCTGCTGTCGGTGCCGCTGCTGTGGCGGATCGTGACGCGGTCCAGGAGGCTGGCCGGCTCCCCGGGCCGGGCGGCGAAGGACGAGCCACGCGCACGCGGTTCGGACCCCGGCCCCTCCGGGGAGGGCTCCGTGTCTCTCGACGCGCGGGGCGGTGCGGTGGCCGGACGTACGGCCGTGGCCGATCCCGCCCGGACGCTGGCGATATGGCAGGAGGTCACGGACTCCGCGTGGGACGTGGGCGTCCTCCCCGACGATTCACTGACGCCCCGCAAGGCGGCGGCACGCATCGTCAGGCTGGGCAAGCTGGAGGACGAGCCCGCTGCCGCCGTGCACCGGATGGCCCGCTCCGTGGAGCAGGTCCTCTACGCGCCCGTACCGAAGCCCGGTACGGGTCTCGCGGAAGACGCCCGGCGGATCCAGGCGGGACTGATCAAAGCCGTGGGCTTCCGGACCCGGATGCGAGCCCTTCTGCTGCCCCGCTCCTCCGTCCGCGTCGTATGGGCGCTCTCGGAACGCTGGTCGGCCGTGACGGACCGGTGGCGCGTGCGGCAGCTGCGGCTGAACCGGTGGGCACAGACGCTGCGGCGCCCGTCGCGGCAGCGGGGCTGA
- a CDS encoding UDP-N-acetylmuramoyl-L-alanyl-D-glutamate--2,6-diaminopimelate ligase: protein MTTITPDSGNRPEDRTSFSPAPGAPGTLTAVPHADQYRTTQQDAAPKHPGAPRPDRPRPTKLTELAARLGVQTQGAAEITGITHDSRAVRPGDLYAALPGARLHGADFVAQAADLGAAAVLTDKTGAERAAATGLPVLVTEDPRGRMGELAAEIYGHPGNDLLQIGITGTSGKTTTAYLVEGGLKAAGRSTGLIGTVEMRIGDERIKSERTTPEATDLQALFAVMRERGADSVAMEVSSHALVLGRVDGCVFDVAVFNNLSPEHMEFHSDMEDYFQAKAQLFTPRRSRKAVVNLDDEYGRRLVDEATVPVTTFSAEGHPDADWRAEDVEVGTRGSTFTAVGPAGERVRAEAPLPGPFNVANTLAAVVTLAVAGLDPQTAADGIAAVPGVPGRLERVDAGQPYLAVVDYAHKTDAVESVLRSLRKVTEGRIHIVLGCGGDRDRTKRGPMGAAAARLADTAVLTSDNPRGEDPLAILATMLAGAAEVPIHERGDVMVHEDRAAAIAAAVARAEAGDTVLVAGKGHEQGQDIAGVIRPFDDRQVLRAAIERSLSGAAVKNSQG, encoded by the coding sequence GTGACGACGATCACCCCCGATTCCGGGAACCGACCAGAGGACCGCACCTCATTTTCGCCCGCGCCCGGTGCGCCCGGTACGCTCACCGCCGTGCCACACGCTGATCAGTACCGAACGACCCAGCAGGACGCCGCCCCGAAACACCCGGGAGCGCCCCGTCCTGACCGGCCCCGCCCGACGAAGCTCACGGAGCTCGCGGCCCGGCTGGGGGTGCAGACCCAGGGCGCCGCGGAGATCACCGGCATCACCCACGACTCACGGGCGGTACGCCCCGGCGACCTGTACGCCGCCCTGCCGGGTGCCCGCCTCCACGGCGCCGACTTCGTGGCCCAGGCAGCCGACCTCGGAGCCGCTGCCGTCCTCACCGACAAGACCGGCGCCGAGCGCGCCGCCGCCACCGGCCTTCCGGTGCTCGTCACCGAGGACCCGCGCGGCCGGATGGGCGAACTCGCCGCGGAGATCTACGGCCACCCCGGCAACGACCTGCTGCAGATCGGCATCACCGGCACGTCGGGCAAGACCACGACCGCGTATCTCGTCGAGGGCGGTCTCAAGGCGGCCGGCCGCTCCACGGGCCTCATCGGCACGGTCGAGATGCGCATCGGCGACGAGCGCATCAAGTCGGAGCGCACCACCCCCGAAGCCACCGACCTGCAGGCGCTGTTCGCGGTCATGCGCGAACGCGGCGCCGACTCGGTCGCCATGGAGGTCTCCAGCCACGCCCTGGTGCTCGGCCGGGTCGACGGCTGCGTCTTCGACGTCGCGGTCTTCAACAACCTGAGCCCCGAGCACATGGAATTCCACTCCGACATGGAGGACTACTTCCAGGCGAAGGCGCAGCTGTTCACCCCGCGCCGCAGCCGGAAGGCGGTCGTCAACCTCGACGACGAGTACGGCCGCAGGCTCGTCGACGAGGCCACGGTGCCCGTCACCACGTTCTCCGCCGAGGGCCATCCGGACGCCGACTGGCGCGCCGAGGACGTCGAGGTCGGAACCCGCGGCTCCACCTTCACCGCGGTGGGCCCGGCGGGCGAGCGGGTACGTGCCGAGGCGCCGCTGCCCGGCCCGTTCAACGTCGCCAACACCCTGGCCGCCGTCGTCACCCTCGCCGTCGCCGGGCTCGACCCGCAGACCGCCGCCGACGGAATCGCCGCCGTACCCGGCGTGCCGGGCCGGCTGGAGCGCGTCGACGCCGGCCAGCCGTACCTGGCGGTCGTGGACTACGCGCACAAGACCGACGCCGTCGAATCGGTCCTGCGCTCGCTGCGCAAGGTGACGGAGGGCAGGATCCACATCGTGCTCGGCTGCGGCGGCGACCGCGACCGCACCAAGCGCGGCCCCATGGGCGCCGCGGCCGCGCGACTGGCCGACACCGCCGTACTCACCTCCGACAACCCGCGGGGTGAGGACCCCCTCGCGATCCTCGCCACGATGCTCGCGGGCGCGGCGGAGGTGCCGATCCACGAACGCGGCGACGTGATGGTCCACGAGGACCGGGCCGCCGCCATCGCCGCGGCCGTCGCCCGCGCGGAGGCGGGCGACACCGTGCTCGTCGCGGGCAAGGGCCACGAACAGGGCCAGGACATCGCGGGAGTGATCCGCCCGTTCGACGACCGCCAGGTGCTGCGCGCAGCCATCGAACGCTCGCTCAGCGGCGCAGCCGTCAAGAACAGTCAGGGATGA
- a CDS encoding AAA family ATPase → MTTYDDRASLTDLTTTADRVRRSVESVIEGKPEVVRLSLTVLLAEGHLLIEDVPGVGKTMLAKTLARSIDCSVRRIQFTPDLLPSDVTGVSIFDQQHREFEFKPGAIFAQIVIGDEINRASPKTQSALLESMEERQVTIDGHSYELPNPFMVVATQNPVEMEGTYPLPEAQRDRFMARVSIGYPSAAAELQMLDVHGGVSPLDDLQPVAHAHDIVKLIEAVRAVHVAESVRRYAVELVSATRSHPDLRLGASPRATLHLLRAAKASAALSGREYALPDDVQALAVQVLAHRLLPTAQAQLNRRTAEQVVLDIVQRTPVPTTGNAEGSYVGGGPDRPAFYGQQSGARRL, encoded by the coding sequence GTGACGACCTATGACGATCGAGCGAGCCTCACGGATCTGACCACCACAGCGGATCGCGTCCGCAGGTCGGTCGAGAGCGTGATCGAGGGCAAGCCGGAGGTCGTACGGCTTTCGCTGACCGTGTTGCTCGCGGAAGGACATCTGCTCATCGAAGATGTCCCCGGTGTGGGCAAGACGATGCTGGCCAAGACGCTGGCGCGATCCATCGACTGTTCCGTACGGCGCATCCAGTTCACGCCGGACCTGCTGCCGTCCGACGTCACCGGTGTGTCGATCTTCGACCAGCAGCACCGTGAGTTCGAATTCAAACCGGGCGCGATCTTCGCCCAGATCGTGATCGGCGACGAGATCAACCGCGCGTCGCCCAAGACGCAGTCGGCGCTGCTGGAGTCGATGGAGGAACGCCAGGTCACCATCGACGGGCACAGTTACGAACTGCCCAACCCCTTCATGGTGGTGGCCACGCAGAACCCGGTGGAGATGGAGGGCACCTATCCGCTGCCCGAGGCGCAGCGCGACCGCTTCATGGCGCGCGTCTCGATCGGCTACCCCAGCGCCGCCGCGGAACTCCAGATGCTCGACGTGCACGGCGGGGTCTCCCCGCTGGACGATCTGCAGCCCGTGGCGCACGCCCACGACATCGTGAAGCTGATCGAGGCCGTGCGCGCCGTGCACGTCGCCGAGTCCGTCCGCCGGTACGCGGTGGAGCTCGTCTCGGCGACGCGCAGCCACCCCGACCTCAGGCTCGGCGCTTCCCCGCGCGCCACGCTGCACCTGCTGCGCGCCGCGAAGGCGTCCGCCGCCCTCAGCGGCCGCGAGTACGCCCTGCCGGACGATGTGCAGGCGCTCGCCGTGCAGGTGCTCGCGCACCGGCTGCTGCCGACGGCGCAGGCACAGCTGAACCGCCGGACCGCCGAGCAGGTCGTGCTCGACATCGTCCAGCGCACCCCGGTGCCCACGACCGGCAACGCCGAGGGCTCGTACGTCGGCGGCGGCCCGGACCGGCCGGCGTTCTACGGCCAGCAGTCCGGCGCCCGGCGGCTGTGA